One Piliocolobus tephrosceles isolate RC106 unplaced genomic scaffold, ASM277652v3 unscaffolded_45923, whole genome shotgun sequence genomic window carries:
- the LOC113224731 gene encoding G-protein coupled receptor 35 isoform X3 produces the protein MNGTYNTCGSGDITWPPTIKLGFYAYLGILLVLGLLLNSLALWVFCCRMQQWTETRIYMTNLAVADLCLLCALPFVLYSLQDTSDTPLCQLSQGIYLTNRYMSISLVTAIAVDRYMAVRHPLRARGLRSPRQAAAVCAVLWVLVVSSLVAYWFLGMQEGGFCFGSTRHNFNSVAFPLLGFYLPLAVVVFCSLKVVTALAQRPPTDVGQAEASHRAACMVWANLVVFVVCFLPLHVGLTVRLAVGWNACALQEMLRRTLFITSKLSDANCCLDAICYYYMAKEFQEASALAVAPSAKAHKSQASLCVTLA, from the coding sequence ATGAACGGCACCTACAACACCTGTGGCTCCGGTGACATCACCTGGCCCCCGACGATCAAGCTGGGCTTCTACGCCTACTTGGGCATCCTGCTGGTGCTGGGCCTGCTGCTCAACAGCCTGGCGCTCTGGGTGTTCTGCTGCCGCATGCAGCAGTGGACGGAGACCCGCATCTACATGACCAACCTGGCGGTGGCCGACCTCTGCCTGCTGTGTGCCTTGCCCTTCGTGCTGTACTCCCTGCAGGACACCTCAGACACGCCACTGTGCCAGCTCTCCCAGGGCATCTACCTGACCAACAGGTACATGAGCATCAGCCTGGTCACGGCCATTGCCGTGGACCGCTACATGGCCGTGCGGCACCCACTGCGTGCCCGTGGGCTGCGGTCCCCCAGGCAGGCTGCGGCTGTGTGCGCGGTCCTCTGGGTGCTGGTCGTCAGCTCCCTGGTGGCTTACTGGTTCCTGGGGATGCAGGAGGGTGGCTTCTGCTTTGGGAGTACCCGGCACAATTTCAACTCCGTGGCCTTCCCGCTGCTGGGATTCTACCTGCCACTGGCCGTGGTGGTCTTCTGCTCCCTGAAGGTGGTGACTGCTCTGGCCCAGAGGCCACCCACTGATGTGGGGCAGGCAGAGGCCAGCCATAGGGCTGCCTGTATGGTCTGGGCCAACCTCGTGGTGTTTGTGGTCTGCTTCTTGCCCCTGCATGTGGGGTTGACGGTGCGCCTCGCTGTGGGCTGGAATGCCTGTGCCCTCCAGGAGATGCTCCGTCGTACCCTCTTCATAACCAGCAAGCTCTCAGATGCCAACTGCTGCCTGGATGCCATCTGCTACTACTACATGGCCAAGGAGTTCCAAGAGGCGTCTGCATTGGCTGTGGCTCCCAGTGCCAAGGCCCATAAAAGCCAGGCCTCTCTGTGTGTGACCCTCGCCTAG